In Bos taurus isolate L1 Dominette 01449 registration number 42190680 breed Hereford chromosome 11, ARS-UCD2.0, whole genome shotgun sequence, one DNA window encodes the following:
- the C11H2orf49 gene encoding ashwin, which produces MAGDVGGRSCTDSELLLHPELLSQEFLLLTLEQKNITVENDMRVNKDSLTDLYVQHAIPLPQRDLPKSRWGKMMEKKREQHEIKKETKRSSPADGLRKRPLIVFDGSSTSTTIKVKKTENGDNDRLRPQPQASATSNTFRKSSDSSSSVSPLVLSSNLPTNNKMEHGNNDNKQNHDLTHRKSPLGPVRSPPLSPVGATPVKLKRAAPKEEAEASINLKPPEAKRKIQHVTWP; this is translated from the exons ATGGCGGGGGATGTGGGCGGTCGCAGCTGCACGGATTCGGAGCTGCTTCTGCACCCGGAGCTGCTGTCCCAGGAGTTCCTTCTCCTCACCCTGGAGCAG AAGAACATAACTGTTGAAAATGACATGAGAGTAAACAAAGACAGCCTGACCGACCTTTATGTTCAGCATGCAATACCACTGCCTCAGAGGGATTTGCCAAAGAGTAGATGGGGGAAAATgatggaaaagaagagagaacaaCACGAGataaaaaaggagacaaaaag GAGTAGCCCTGCAGATGGGTTGCGGAAAAGACCCCTCATTGTGTTTGACGGAAGTTCAACAAGTACAACCATAAAAGTGAAGAAGACGGAGAACGGGGATAATGACCGGCTCAGGCCCCAGCCCCAGGCGAGCGCTACCAGTAATACCTTTAGAAAATCGTCAGATTCTTCCTCAAGTGTTTCACCCCTAGTTTTGTCTTCCAATTTGCCTACGAACAATAAAATGGAACACGGTAATAATGACAATAAGCAGAACCATGACTTAACACATAGGAAAAGTCCCTTGGGCCCTGTGAGGTCGCCGCCTTTGTCGCCTGTGGGAGCCACTCCCGTGAAGTTAAAGCGAGCTGCTCCCAAGGAGGAGGCCGAGGCCTCG ATTAACCTGAAACCCCCAGAAGCCAAGAGGAAGATACAGCATGTGACATGGCCGTGA